Proteins co-encoded in one Marmota flaviventris isolate mMarFla1 chromosome 9, mMarFla1.hap1, whole genome shotgun sequence genomic window:
- the Kcnk7 gene encoding potassium channel subfamily K member 7, with product MGGLRPWARYMLLVVAHLLAMGLGAVVLQALEGPPALQLQTQLQAELATFQADYGACLPPGALEELLGVALRAQAHGVSSLGNSSEASNWNLPSALLFTASILTTTGYGHMAPLSAGGKAFCVVYASLGLPASLVLVATLRHCLLPVLSCPGTWVAARWQLAPAQAALLQAAGLGLLVACIFVLLPALVLWGLQGDCSLLEAIYFCFGSLSTIGLGDLLPSQGHGLHPAIYHLGQLALLGYLLLGLLAMLLAVETFSELPQVRAMVKFFGPSGSMTPEDQGGILGQDELSLSTLPPDAPAAGQAPAC from the exons ATGGGGGGTCTGAGGCCCTGGGCCCGGTACATGCTCCTAGTTGTGGCCCACCTGCTGGCCATGGGGCTTGGGGCTGTGGTACTCCAGGCCTTGGAGGGCCCCCCAGCGCTGCAGCTCCAGACCCAGCTCCAGGCCGAGCTGGCTACCTTCCAGGCAGATTATGGGGCCTGCCTGCCACCTGGAGCACTGGAAGAGCTACTGGGCGTGGCCTTGAGAGCACAAGCCCACGGAGtctccagcctgggcaacagttCTGAGGCCAGCAACTGGAATCTGCCCTCGGCCCTCCTCTTCACTGCCAGCATCCTCACCACCACGG GTTATGGCCACATGGCCCCACTATCGGCAGGAGGAAAGGCCTTCTGTGTGGTCTATGCATCCTTGGGGCTGCCAGCCTCCCTAGTTCTTGTGGCCACCCTGCGCCACTGCCTGCTGCCTGTGCTTAGCTGCCCAGGTACCTGGGTAGCAGCCCGCTGGCAGCTGGCACCAGCACAGGCTGCACTGCTGCAGGCAGCAGGACTGGGCCTGTTGGTGGCCTGCATCTTTGTGCTACTGCCAGCACTGGTGCTGTGGGGTCTGCAGGGTGACTGCAGCCTACTGGAGGCCATCTACTTCTGCTTTGGCTCACTCAGCACCATCGGGCTGGGGGACTTGCTGCCCAGTCAAGGTCATGGCCTGCATCCAGCAATTTACCACCTTGGCCAGCTCGCACTTCTTG GTTACTTGCTCTTAGGGCTCCTGGCCATGCTGCTGGCGGTGGAGACCTTTTCAGAGCTGCCACAGGTCCGTGCCATGGTGAAGTTCTTTGGGCCCAGTGGCTCGATGACCCCTGAGGACCAAGGTGGCATCCTGGGCCAGGATGAGCTGTCTCTGAGCACCCTGCCTCCTGATGCCCCAGCTGCAGGACAGGCACCAGCTTGCTGA